Proteins from a single region of Pacificitalea manganoxidans:
- a CDS encoding beta strand repeat-containing protein produces MNIQTFRQANHGGRMTKWKGRTASMAPALLTVSVIALGAGMGEAQVVYDEAFTEPQTVTEDVDVTVTEDGSIAITGTTDGAALTIEVDGYISDVVLNGPLSNTDAVTTDRAAGLRVGQALAGTVTANSTIDVSAVTNSGSLLLVGMEFGSPTESESLSGTVLNTGIITGSAVVETGSGLASALGIFVRDEDMTGTVTNTGTLDLSGSAFNGTAAAGGMAAGSLRGTALMDNAGDITARASLEGGTAAAGGMISFGALEEGATLLNSGTLDISATATIGELFVGGMIAGPGGSGEVAGTVSNTGTIEVAGSLENAIFDTRIFGIRADGVLTGSVVNDGSVTLDANVGNVSELLLVDGLSAIAGIGEGAALTNNGALDMSVDLGTSSGLTIIAGMNTIGPVEGTMENTGTMELDYGFSGAAGENLFVGGMMAGNTLLGQMSNSGTITLDATAENSAVAVSVAGMGVGYVSDLTEVGDQSGTLSNSGELYVTLTGAPSDTSMPAGLIGYGIATQNVTETGVVENSGVIVTAVELTQDATQTQSGSISAFGMVADTVSGRVTNSGTVTADALIDGDNRFGFVAAAAGLVTDEVTGTGVVENSGSIRAEAKTMGQAQDSYLQAETDGVTVGEILGTITNSGEIEAVAHVEGTASRSMSAEATGLRGTDIATSGTVTNSGTITALATLDGQVASDSYMGRPMYETYAISFDRALAEATGMHVGAVDGGLMNSGRVVATANATAETFFFNFENTTQTQAQARGVEMDDVSGLFDNGGSIEVSATADGSTPRGTWAEATGVLASGVTPSGAVYNDGSIDVIAAATATTPFGPIEHSAQPMSAFNEPMEPTLMIIGPIGPFGGASAQAVGLSLGKVAGVAGNDGVITVTAEAQTDPEALGGTASASATGILLSGTDDGAFIFNSGAIDVQATTIQNGPNGALDSYAAGLSAMTHNGVFLNTGTVTVSAATQATTMTNSSSDSVAAVGLNFGNVGETGVVANLGSIVVDAQNVGTGFNVDSSGIAIANLDGRLFNSGTILSTLNGDAGNAITVSDGTGVVEIETSSFFAGRLSLGNEELTVRSVEGTAPFYWTFDEIPDNVTLENEGGPQLYRSGNVVATLEPGVTSAASGMMAADVAGFGFGAVSALLSGAPAPGAIVARAQTETARLSTGGLVRDVPAAAPAPVPAAPSLGGSPMLFVQGDYVSRTIDNDDSSDLDYDIGGLTAGYLNRLDNGIGYAVSLSGFEGEGSVDTMLGEDRVESSGVVLGLYGNTALGNGVALTFGASFGRMSNETSRTVNDNLAPGGIGEIESEYDSSFVSPAVELSYATQTGNVLLRPYAGYRYTRLNVDGYEETGGATAIGYGDRDIDVSDFTIGVDASTQAGPGVLTGSLEVLRREVSEDGLEVAFVGTDATLASAATDFTAVEVGVGYGVELGTGGLDFKASGLFGNEGVSGYGVSVGYRMSF; encoded by the coding sequence ATGAACATTCAGACCTTCCGACAGGCCAATCATGGCGGACGCATGACCAAGTGGAAGGGCCGCACCGCGTCGATGGCCCCCGCGCTTCTGACCGTATCGGTGATCGCTCTCGGGGCGGGCATGGGTGAGGCGCAGGTCGTCTATGACGAAGCCTTTACCGAGCCGCAGACCGTCACCGAAGATGTCGACGTGACCGTGACGGAAGATGGCTCCATCGCGATCACGGGCACCACGGACGGCGCCGCGCTGACGATCGAGGTGGATGGCTATATCTCTGACGTCGTGCTGAACGGCCCGCTGAGCAACACGGATGCCGTGACGACGGACCGCGCTGCCGGGCTTCGCGTCGGGCAGGCGCTTGCCGGGACCGTCACCGCCAACAGCACGATTGATGTGAGCGCCGTCACCAATAGCGGCTCCTTGCTCCTTGTCGGGATGGAATTTGGCAGCCCGACCGAGAGCGAAAGCCTGTCGGGCACCGTTTTGAACACGGGTATCATTACCGGTTCGGCGGTCGTTGAGACCGGGTCGGGATTGGCCTCAGCCTTGGGGATCTTCGTTCGGGACGAGGACATGACCGGCACGGTCACGAACACCGGAACCCTCGATCTGTCCGGGTCCGCATTCAACGGCACCGCCGCCGCGGGGGGGATGGCGGCCGGGTCGCTACGCGGCACCGCCCTTATGGATAACGCCGGAGACATCACCGCGCGCGCCAGTTTGGAGGGCGGCACTGCCGCCGCCGGGGGGATGATTAGCTTTGGCGCGCTGGAAGAAGGCGCGACACTGCTCAACAGCGGCACGCTCGACATCAGCGCGACGGCCACCATCGGTGAACTTTTCGTCGGGGGTATGATTGCGGGTCCCGGTGGTAGTGGTGAAGTCGCCGGGACGGTGTCCAACACCGGCACCATCGAGGTCGCCGGATCGCTGGAGAACGCGATATTCGACACCCGTATTTTCGGTATCCGGGCTGACGGTGTCCTGACCGGTTCGGTGGTCAATGACGGAAGCGTCACGCTTGATGCGAATGTCGGAAATGTGTCGGAACTGCTCCTGGTCGATGGTCTCTCCGCTATCGCGGGCATCGGCGAGGGGGCCGCGCTGACGAACAACGGAGCGCTCGACATGAGCGTGGATCTGGGCACCAGCTCCGGGCTGACGATCATCGCGGGGATGAACACCATCGGCCCTGTCGAGGGGACGATGGAGAATACCGGCACGATGGAACTCGACTACGGGTTCAGCGGCGCAGCCGGGGAAAATCTGTTCGTCGGCGGCATGATGGCCGGGAATACCCTTCTGGGGCAGATGAGCAACAGCGGCACCATCACGCTCGACGCGACTGCCGAAAACTCCGCCGTCGCGGTTTCGGTTGCGGGCATGGGCGTCGGCTATGTGAGCGATCTTACGGAGGTGGGCGATCAGTCGGGCACGTTGTCCAACAGTGGCGAGCTGTATGTGACGCTGACGGGCGCGCCATCCGATACGAGCATGCCGGCGGGGCTGATCGGCTACGGCATCGCGACGCAGAACGTCACCGAAACCGGCGTTGTCGAGAATTCCGGCGTGATCGTCACCGCCGTCGAGTTGACGCAGGACGCGACGCAAACGCAATCCGGCTCGATCAGCGCATTCGGGATGGTGGCGGATACCGTGTCCGGGCGGGTGACGAACTCCGGCACCGTGACTGCGGATGCCTTGATCGACGGGGATAATCGGTTCGGGTTCGTCGCTGCTGCGGCAGGTTTGGTGACGGATGAGGTCACCGGCACCGGCGTCGTCGAGAACAGCGGCAGCATCCGCGCCGAAGCAAAGACGATGGGTCAGGCACAGGACAGCTACCTGCAGGCCGAAACCGATGGTGTGACGGTGGGCGAGATCCTCGGCACGATCACCAATAGCGGAGAAATCGAAGCGGTGGCCCATGTCGAAGGCACGGCGTCGCGGTCGATGTCCGCCGAAGCGACGGGCCTGCGCGGCACCGATATCGCAACCAGCGGAACGGTGACCAACAGCGGCACGATCACGGCGCTGGCCACGCTGGACGGTCAGGTGGCGTCGGACTCCTATATGGGGCGGCCGATGTATGAGACCTACGCGATCAGCTTTGATCGTGCGCTGGCCGAGGCGACCGGCATGCATGTCGGCGCGGTCGATGGCGGTCTGATGAACAGTGGCCGCGTTGTCGCCACGGCGAACGCGACGGCGGAGACGTTCTTTTTCAACTTCGAGAACACGACCCAGACACAGGCCCAGGCGCGTGGTGTCGAAATGGACGATGTGTCCGGGCTGTTCGACAATGGCGGCAGCATCGAGGTGAGCGCCACCGCCGATGGCAGCACCCCGCGCGGGACATGGGCCGAGGCCACCGGCGTCTTGGCCAGCGGTGTCACGCCATCGGGCGCGGTCTACAACGACGGCAGCATCGACGTCATCGCGGCGGCGACCGCCACGACGCCGTTTGGTCCCATCGAGCACTCAGCCCAGCCCATGTCGGCGTTCAATGAGCCGATGGAACCCACGCTCATGATCATCGGTCCGATCGGGCCGTTCGGCGGGGCGTCGGCGCAGGCCGTGGGCCTGTCATTGGGCAAGGTCGCGGGCGTTGCCGGGAATGATGGCGTGATCACGGTCACCGCCGAGGCACAGACCGATCCGGAGGCCTTGGGTGGCACGGCATCGGCCAGCGCCACCGGGATCTTGCTCTCCGGGACCGACGACGGGGCGTTTATATTCAATTCCGGCGCGATCGACGTGCAGGCCACCACCATCCAGAACGGCCCCAATGGGGCGCTGGACAGCTATGCGGCGGGCCTGTCGGCCATGACGCATAATGGTGTATTCCTGAACACGGGCACGGTCACCGTCTCTGCCGCCACGCAGGCCACCACGATGACGAATAGTTCCTCCGACAGCGTTGCTGCGGTGGGTCTGAATTTCGGCAATGTGGGCGAAACGGGCGTGGTCGCGAACTTGGGCTCCATCGTCGTCGATGCCCAGAATGTCGGGACGGGCTTCAATGTCGACAGCTCGGGCATCGCGATCGCCAATCTCGACGGACGTCTGTTCAACAGCGGCACGATCCTGAGCACCCTGAACGGCGACGCGGGCAACGCGATCACCGTGTCGGACGGCACCGGGGTGGTCGAGATCGAGACGAGTTCGTTCTTTGCCGGGCGGCTGTCGCTGGGCAACGAAGAGCTGACCGTGCGGTCGGTCGAAGGCACAGCGCCGTTCTACTGGACCTTTGACGAGATCCCCGACAACGTGACGCTGGAAAACGAGGGCGGGCCGCAGCTCTATCGCAGCGGCAACGTGGTCGCGACGCTGGAGCCGGGGGTGACCTCTGCCGCCAGCGGGATGATGGCCGCCGATGTCGCGGGCTTCGGCTTTGGCGCGGTGTCCGCGTTGCTGTCGGGTGCACCTGCACCGGGGGCAATCGTGGCGCGGGCCCAGACCGAAACCGCGCGCCTGTCGACCGGCGGGCTGGTGCGGGATGTCCCGGCTGCGGCCCCTGCACCGGTGCCTGCCGCGCCGTCGCTGGGCGGCAGCCCGATGCTGTTCGTGCAGGGCGATTATGTGTCCCGCACCATCGACAACGACGACAGCAGCGATCTGGATTACGACATCGGCGGTCTGACGGCGGGTTACCTCAACCGGCTGGATAACGGGATCGGCTATGCCGTGTCGCTCAGCGGGTTCGAGGGCGAAGGCTCCGTCGACACGATGCTGGGCGAAGACCGGGTCGAAAGCTCCGGCGTGGTGCTGGGCCTTTACGGCAACACCGCGTTGGGCAACGGCGTGGCGCTGACCTTTGGTGCCAGCTTCGGTCGGATGTCGAACGAGACCAGCCGCACGGTGAACGACAACCTCGCCCCCGGCGGGATCGGCGAAATCGAGAGCGAATATGACTCTAGCTTCGTCAGCCCGGCGGTGGAGTTGTCCTACGCCACCCAGACCGGAAACGTCCTGCTGCGGCCCTATGCGGGCTACCGCTACACCCGGTTGAACGTGGATGGCTACGAGGAAACCGGCGGCGCGACGGCCATCGGCTATGGGGATCGCGACATCGACGTGTCTGATTTCACCATCGGGGTCGATGCCTCCACCCAAGCGGGGCCGGGTGTTCTGACCGGGTCGCTGGAGGTGCTGCGCCGCGAGGTGAGCGAAGACGGGCTGGAAGTGGCGTTCGTCGGCACGGATGCGACGCTTGCCTCGGCGGCGACCGACTTTACCGCGGTCGAGGTCGGCGTGGGCTATGGTGTCGAGCTTGGCACCGGTGGGCTCGACTTCAAGGCGTCGGGGCTGTTCGGCAACGAGGGCGTTTCGGGCTACGGCGTGTCCGTAGGCTACCGCATGTCGTTCTGA
- a CDS encoding invasion associated locus B family protein: MFRSDLTKRMAALAAAILLTTTAPGSAQEAPRVGQTFGDWVFDCTALSETASRCQLKQTMVTPGEARRAVAQLTLMPGAEGQGPALSVLLPLGLIIPAGVSVAVDDDTPLAMTLLRCVAAGCVAQRALSAEDVAALRAGTVLKIRFANVPGRQITLDGSLKGVSAGLDATGWDS, translated from the coding sequence GTGTTTCGTTCTGATCTGACCAAACGGATGGCGGCGCTTGCTGCCGCCATCCTTCTCACCACCACGGCACCCGGTTCTGCGCAGGAGGCCCCGCGTGTGGGGCAGACCTTTGGGGATTGGGTGTTCGACTGCACGGCGCTGTCGGAAACGGCGAGCCGGTGCCAGTTGAAGCAGACGATGGTCACGCCGGGCGAGGCCCGCCGGGCGGTGGCGCAACTGACGCTGATGCCGGGCGCAGAAGGGCAGGGGCCGGCATTGTCGGTATTGCTGCCGCTGGGCCTGATCATTCCCGCAGGGGTCAGCGTCGCGGTTGACGACGACACGCCGCTGGCGATGACATTGCTGCGCTGTGTCGCGGCAGGCTGCGTGGCGCAACGGGCGCTGAGCGCCGAAGACGTGGCGGCGCTGCGGGCGGGAACGGTTCTGAAGATCCGCTTTGCCAATGTGCCGGGACGCCAGATCACGCTGGACGGGTCGCTGAAAGGCGTCTCTGCCGGGCTGGACGCGACGGGTTGGGACAGCTGA
- a CDS encoding beta strand repeat-containing protein, producing MTKWKGRAASIAPALLSVSVIALGAGLADAQTVISTELTTPQTIDVDEDVTVTSTGSVRLVGEDSEEAIEIDVDDYTSDVLIDGSLLYLGGTASDSANGLLLQGDLSGTITNNGLIKVDVADDDDVAVYGIHVEGDVSGTITNNGTVDVYGAATDDFVSAVGIDADGVLSGTIRNDGVITVEAREVTDEAYAWGIYVGSVASTALIENNGTISAQAYTFTDSEASAYGIEVHSDLVAGARIINNGVIEAEAESNSSDAYAFGISVNGDVEGDITNTGTISALAMGGTPADTQGAYGVFVDGLVSGTVVNTGTIKADVETFDDNDYVEVFGIYVAGVEPEDESRVSLTSTGRIDNSGTIEISVDVEGLTDTSTIAGIYADGDMDGVIVNSGSIFVTADVRDISESPLFVHGIGVAGALNGTLTNSGDIVINVSAENVDTTEAAITVLGLGVEDEVSGAIVNSGTIDVNLTVTASETATYVDVFGIVAGDIESGGSISNSGTISASLDVFASSLSSSASGTATGILVGDVDGVVSNTGSISAIASVNGSATTGLYAYAYGIEAEQVDGSIISSGSITASATASGTATNDSIFASAYGLDLSDVTGTVANSGAINATAMVSGFSLRGLSASAYGIELDNLSVGAVVSNTGTIEVMASVDGTGIATSETRATLSASAYGIEMGAINGQVYNSGSIDAQASVTGWTKDEISGYAYGIETNSIAEGAILQNDGSVSASVMIDSWSTDASIDASAYGLEIGTINGTVVNNGSIDVSASVAGTGATGMGVWAYGIEMSGINATGALSNSGSIAVEAMAQGYAETDTISAYAGGIVTGTSINGTLMTSGSVDVTAMVDATASTGIYGYAEGISVNQVNSGSVLSNSGTISATAQVEGILTTEFQSNDEQNPSFGERGWPGIYGTAAGLALYDVEGEVNNTGTISATAQTSGLIAVDLDGELDFEGLDDDDRAYIAFIVPFLLQEGFGSSVSASIPLLYANATGVSVGDVEGELLNSGTIMASASAEGTAPFVIAEAVGLATDDVGIDGIVDNSGSILADATAAAGSSALLLLANAGGMDLDVVDGTVTNSGQIEVTSSTSNEENSIVGGRADARGVTVNTVSGTGLVTNTGTISATVSDSDLFAGFLDGEGIFFGPTSDFGFILPGATGLAINTLDGELFNNGAIVTDYNGDVGLAVYVGGGTGSAEFETSSFFAGHLVLGNEQLTVTSVDNSNSIYWTFDEIPATVILDDSDGPQLYRSEDGSVVATVANAGAAIPGQVAADVAGLGFGSVAALLSGAPAPGAIVSRSVTETSRLSTGGVVREAPASAPAASPMGSRGMVFVQGDYVSRTVEDDQNRDLDYDISGLTAGYINRLDNGIGYGVSLSGVRADGTVDTTLGEEGVDSTGVVLGLYGNTALGGGAALTFGASFGRLSNEGTRLVNDNLTPGGVAEIEGDYDSSFISPAVELSYAMQSGNMLIRPYAGYRYTRLNVDGYTESGGTGAVTYDDRDIDVSDFTIGVDASTQAGSGVLTGSLEVLHREVSDDGANVNLFGTDGTIASAATDFTAVELGLGYGIELGTGGIDVKASGLFGNEGVSGYGVSVGYRVSF from the coding sequence ATGACCAAGTGGAAGGGCCGCGCCGCGTCAATCGCGCCAGCCCTGCTTTCGGTGTCAGTGATCGCGCTTGGCGCAGGTCTGGCCGATGCACAGACGGTGATCTCGACCGAACTGACGACACCTCAGACAATAGATGTCGACGAAGACGTCACCGTCACCAGCACCGGCTCGGTCCGGCTGGTCGGTGAGGACAGTGAAGAAGCGATCGAAATCGATGTCGACGATTACACCTCGGACGTTCTGATCGACGGCTCGCTGCTCTACCTCGGCGGCACCGCCAGCGACTCAGCAAACGGCCTCCTGCTTCAGGGCGATCTGTCCGGCACGATCACGAACAATGGGTTGATCAAGGTTGACGTCGCAGACGACGACGATGTGGCCGTTTACGGTATCCATGTCGAAGGCGATGTAAGCGGCACCATTACGAACAACGGCACGGTTGATGTCTATGGTGCGGCGACCGACGACTTTGTCAGCGCGGTCGGGATCGACGCCGACGGTGTGCTGTCGGGCACGATCCGCAATGACGGCGTTATCACCGTCGAGGCGCGCGAAGTGACCGACGAGGCCTATGCTTGGGGCATTTACGTCGGCTCCGTCGCGAGCACGGCACTGATTGAAAATAACGGCACGATCTCGGCGCAGGCGTATACGTTCACCGACAGCGAAGCCAGCGCCTATGGGATCGAGGTTCACAGCGACCTCGTTGCTGGCGCGCGGATCATCAATAATGGGGTGATCGAGGCCGAAGCGGAATCCAACAGCTCGGATGCTTATGCTTTTGGCATCAGCGTGAACGGCGACGTTGAGGGTGATATCACGAACACGGGCACTATTTCCGCGCTCGCCATGGGGGGGACCCCCGCAGATACCCAAGGCGCCTACGGTGTGTTTGTTGACGGTCTCGTGTCCGGGACTGTCGTCAACACTGGCACGATCAAAGCAGATGTCGAAACGTTCGACGACAACGATTACGTAGAGGTTTTCGGGATCTATGTCGCAGGCGTTGAACCCGAAGACGAGAGCAGGGTCAGCCTGACCTCCACCGGTCGGATCGACAACAGCGGCACGATCGAGATCAGCGTCGATGTCGAAGGTCTGACCGACACCAGCACGATCGCCGGTATTTATGCCGACGGCGACATGGATGGTGTGATCGTCAACAGTGGCAGCATCTTCGTCACGGCGGATGTCCGTGATATTTCCGAGTCCCCGCTATTCGTTCACGGCATCGGAGTTGCGGGCGCCTTGAATGGCACGCTGACGAACAGCGGTGACATTGTAATCAACGTCTCTGCCGAAAACGTGGACACTACTGAAGCAGCGATTACCGTGCTTGGCCTTGGTGTCGAGGATGAGGTCTCCGGCGCCATCGTCAATTCTGGCACCATCGATGTAAATCTGACCGTGACCGCGTCCGAGACGGCCACCTACGTAGATGTTTTCGGCATCGTCGCCGGCGATATCGAGAGCGGCGGTTCGATTTCGAACTCCGGCACGATCAGCGCCTCGCTCGATGTCTTTGCATCGAGCCTTTCCTCTAGCGCCAGCGGCACGGCGACCGGCATTCTGGTCGGCGATGTCGACGGCGTCGTCTCGAACACCGGCAGCATCAGTGCGATTGCCTCGGTAAATGGCTCGGCGACGACCGGGCTCTATGCCTATGCCTACGGCATCGAAGCTGAGCAGGTTGACGGATCGATCATCAGTTCCGGCTCGATCACGGCCTCCGCGACGGCGTCGGGAACAGCGACCAACGATTCCATCTTTGCCAGCGCCTATGGTCTTGATTTGAGCGATGTGACTGGGACGGTTGCAAATAGCGGCGCGATCAACGCAACGGCGATGGTTTCGGGTTTTTCCCTGAGAGGGCTAAGTGCATCTGCTTATGGTATCGAACTTGATAACTTGAGCGTCGGTGCGGTCGTGTCCAACACCGGCACCATCGAGGTTATGGCCTCGGTCGACGGAACCGGAATTGCGACATCTGAAACCAGAGCCACGCTTTCCGCCAGCGCCTATGGGATCGAAATGGGTGCCATAAACGGCCAAGTTTACAACAGCGGCAGCATCGACGCGCAGGCTTCGGTCACCGGATGGACCAAAGACGAAATTTCCGGGTATGCCTACGGTATTGAAACCAATTCGATCGCAGAGGGCGCGATCTTGCAAAATGACGGCTCCGTGTCGGCATCGGTGATGATCGATAGCTGGTCCACGGACGCCTCGATCGACGCCAGCGCCTACGGCTTGGAAATCGGCACCATCAACGGCACCGTCGTCAATAACGGCTCGATCGATGTGTCGGCGTCTGTCGCAGGCACGGGTGCGACCGGTATGGGCGTTTGGGCCTATGGCATTGAGATGAGCGGGATCAACGCGACCGGCGCGCTCAGCAATTCGGGTTCTATCGCTGTTGAGGCAATGGCACAGGGCTATGCCGAGACCGACACGATCAGTGCCTATGCTGGCGGCATCGTGACGGGCACGTCCATTAACGGAACGCTGATGACCTCCGGCTCCGTCGACGTCACCGCGATGGTCGACGCCACGGCGTCCACCGGGATTTACGGCTATGCGGAAGGCATCTCGGTCAATCAGGTGAATTCGGGCTCCGTGCTGAGCAATAGCGGGACGATTTCCGCGACGGCGCAGGTCGAGGGCATCCTGACGACGGAATTCCAAAGCAATGACGAGCAGAACCCGTCGTTCGGCGAGCGCGGTTGGCCGGGGATCTACGGCACTGCCGCTGGCTTGGCGCTCTATGACGTCGAGGGAGAGGTAAACAACACCGGGACGATTTCCGCCACGGCTCAGACCAGCGGTCTGATCGCGGTCGATCTGGACGGTGAGCTCGACTTCGAAGGGCTCGACGATGATGATCGTGCGTACATCGCGTTCATCGTACCGTTCTTGCTGCAAGAGGGTTTCGGAAGCTCCGTAAGCGCAAGCATCCCGTTGCTCTACGCCAATGCGACCGGCGTGTCTGTCGGTGACGTCGAGGGTGAGCTTCTCAATAGCGGCACGATCATGGCCTCTGCCTCGGCCGAGGGCACGGCGCCGTTCGTGATCGCCGAGGCGGTCGGGCTTGCCACGGATGACGTTGGGATCGATGGCATCGTAGACAACAGCGGCTCCATCCTTGCCGATGCGACTGCAGCGGCGGGCAGCAGCGCGCTTCTGCTGCTTGCGAATGCAGGCGGTATGGATCTGGACGTCGTCGATGGCACTGTGACCAACAGCGGGCAGATCGAGGTTACGTCGTCCACGAGCAACGAGGAAAACTCGATCGTTGGTGGACGTGCGGATGCGCGCGGCGTCACTGTGAACACCGTCAGCGGCACCGGTCTGGTAACGAATACCGGGACGATCAGCGCCACGGTTTCGGACAGCGATCTGTTCGCAGGCTTCCTCGACGGTGAGGGCATCTTCTTCGGACCGACGAGCGACTTCGGCTTCATCTTGCCGGGCGCGACCGGTCTGGCCATCAACACGCTTGATGGGGAGTTGTTCAATAACGGCGCCATCGTGACGGACTATAACGGCGATGTCGGTCTGGCGGTTTATGTCGGCGGCGGCACCGGGTCGGCGGAGTTTGAAACCAGTTCGTTCTTTGCCGGGCATCTTGTGCTGGGCAACGAGCAGCTGACGGTCACGTCAGTGGATAACTCGAACTCCATCTACTGGACCTTCGACGAGATCCCCGCGACCGTCATCCTCGACGACAGCGATGGTCCGCAGCTTTACCGCAGCGAGGACGGCAGCGTCGTTGCCACCGTCGCCAATGCGGGCGCGGCTATTCCGGGGCAGGTTGCCGCGGATGTTGCCGGGCTGGGCTTTGGCTCTGTCGCGGCGCTGCTGTCTGGCGCTCCGGCACCGGGTGCCATCGTGTCGCGCAGCGTGACGGAAACGTCGCGTCTGTCGACCGGCGGCGTGGTGCGGGAGGCTCCGGCCTCGGCACCGGCGGCAAGCCCGATGGGCAGCCGGGGGATGGTCTTTGTGCAGGGCGACTATGTGTCCCGCACGGTCGAAGACGATCAGAACCGCGATCTCGATTACGACATTTCGGGTCTGACCGCGGGCTACATCAACCGGCTCGACAACGGGATCGGCTACGGCGTGTCGCTGAGCGGCGTGCGGGCGGACGGGACCGTTGACACCACGCTGGGCGAAGAGGGCGTCGACTCCACCGGTGTGGTGCTGGGCCTTTACGGCAACACGGCCTTGGGCGGTGGCGCTGCGCTGACCTTCGGGGCGAGCTTTGGCCGTCTGTCGAACGAGGGCACACGTCTGGTCAACGACAACCTCACCCCCGGCGGCGTGGCGGAGATCGAGGGCGACTATGACTCGAGCTTCATCAGCCCGGCGGTCGAACTGTCCTACGCGATGCAGAGCGGCAATATGCTGATCCGGCCCTATGCCGGCTACCGCTACACCCGCCTGAACGTCGATGGCTACACCGAGTCCGGCGGCACCGGCGCGGTGACCTATGACGATCGCGACATCGACGTGTCGGACTTCACCATCGGTGTGGATGCCTCCACGCAGGCGGGCTCCGGCGTGCTGACCGGGTCGCTGGAAGTGCTGCATCGCGAGGTGAGCGATGACGGCGCCAACGTGAACCTCTTTGGCACCGATGGCACGATCGCCTCGGCTGCGACCGACTTCACCGCGGTGGAGCTTGGCCTTGGCTACGGGATCGAGCTTGGCACCGGCGGGATCGACGTGAAAGCGTCGGGCCTGTTCGGCAACGAGGGCGTGTCGGGTTACGGGGTATCGGTGGGCTACCGTGTTTCGTTCTGA